The following are encoded together in the Planctobacterium marinum genome:
- a CDS encoding M36 family metallopeptidase — protein sequence MNKLRPSTVALLVSAALSSTAATASVHAPHSLKNYDHAGATQLKGVGLATAAREKALAERATASGLKSHFDAQMGKATFLWAPESQSKPDLSLIAPEHKNAYAASYYLNSLTGFSSEETALNRATLAYVHDTDQGPLVAKYRQEVQGVPVFNKEYNIVMDREHNLVAGSGYLGTKVSAPQVLQLFSSFGTPEAAVNKAISEISGGKTKANLTIAEKKGDYILFDAETTEGLEVVGQPRAKQVFYDLNGKLTASYYVEVKLAQMENPLDSHDFSFVINNAGKVLFSKNLVSHASEQANAEFTYRVWAEEDGFPYQGPHGKVIPQAAGEIDPTAYVEQPLVTVDNYSKISTDDPWLPEYAMYTYGNNVLAYADVVAPQGYNEGDIIVSTTSPMTFDYPFDETQRANSFVNRQSAVVNMFVMNNFMHDWWYDHGFDEASGNAQLDNYGRGGVGGDPLEVQAQDYSGLNNANMATPSDGGSPRMQQYLYTSKDAVNGVDQGVNIVSHGTLGILESTQLSSFGPQQYTDVSANLRRLNDGNDVDSGSVNDGCESAVNGYALEGRIAVIDRGSCTFVQKVLNAQEAGAIAAIIVNNVDDGTPAPMGGDDPSVTIPNVGLNYQEGQALYSRMAGGKQVTAELFSKFPLKDSSFDNGIIAHEWGHYIQNRLVGNAAGLINFQGRSMGEGWSDFHSMMFIIKESDAEIPGNEEWQMPFATGTYVEDFYTGIRRAPYTPNQEVNPLTFQHITAGAEVPGLPPTNGASPHGAGEMWAAVLWDVYVRLLNMYEFDVAEARMANYLVASYKATPIAPTYTEARDALLSVMLANDADDFNAAVEAFANRGMGFGAISPPRFSDDNSGVTESYATQLASYGAGSVSISQAGVDVCTADGVIDAGESANMSFSIRNNGSEVLSGVTAQVEVLSGHDVTLANDGMVTFGDVGLFESASSGDIAFTLNSAGTGDQVVFGVSFPEAVEGDDTVEPETIYAGALVNYDFVKLPVVGQTANDNMETLASLDNFKENVMYGGSDAAGTQTFDTVNTGYFQSFNPGVDLGSQTMLLLNNSFQSDVAVETDMVEVAYGQDFSINFWHFYWLEEAWDGAVVEISVNGGDWMDVTAAGGTFSTGYNYASLFTNSTQALQNRPVYSGINGDFATFMGNTETISFGQALNGQTVQFRFRISSDVTVSQFGWFIDDVTFTNIETSIFSEVVAGDSVACD from the coding sequence ATGAACAAGCTTCGTCCCTCAACCGTGGCGTTGCTGGTATCTGCAGCACTCTCCTCGACTGCCGCTACAGCCAGTGTCCATGCTCCACACTCTCTGAAAAATTACGATCACGCTGGTGCAACTCAGCTTAAAGGCGTAGGCCTTGCGACCGCAGCGCGTGAAAAAGCATTGGCTGAGCGCGCAACTGCTTCTGGTCTTAAGAGCCACTTTGATGCACAAATGGGTAAAGCAACCTTTTTGTGGGCTCCTGAGAGTCAAAGCAAACCCGATCTGAGCCTGATTGCTCCAGAGCACAAAAACGCATATGCAGCTTCATACTACCTGAACAGCCTTACAGGTTTTTCTTCTGAAGAAACTGCTCTCAACCGCGCCACTTTGGCTTATGTTCACGACACTGACCAAGGCCCATTGGTGGCGAAGTACCGCCAAGAAGTACAAGGTGTTCCGGTATTTAATAAAGAATACAACATCGTTATGGACCGTGAGCACAACCTGGTAGCAGGTTCTGGTTACCTGGGTACAAAAGTTTCGGCACCACAAGTTTTGCAACTTTTCTCAAGCTTCGGCACACCTGAAGCTGCCGTTAACAAAGCTATCTCCGAAATCAGTGGCGGCAAAACAAAAGCCAACTTAACGATTGCTGAGAAAAAAGGCGATTACATTCTATTCGACGCTGAAACTACAGAAGGTTTGGAAGTCGTTGGTCAGCCGCGCGCCAAGCAAGTATTTTACGATCTAAACGGTAAGCTAACTGCCTCTTATTATGTCGAAGTTAAACTGGCACAGATGGAAAACCCGTTAGACAGCCATGACTTCAGCTTTGTTATCAACAATGCCGGTAAAGTATTGTTCAGCAAGAATTTGGTCTCTCATGCGAGTGAGCAAGCCAACGCTGAATTTACTTATCGTGTTTGGGCTGAAGAAGACGGTTTCCCTTACCAAGGTCCTCACGGCAAGGTTATCCCTCAAGCCGCTGGAGAAATAGACCCAACAGCTTATGTTGAGCAACCATTAGTTACTGTAGATAACTACAGTAAAATCAGTACTGATGATCCTTGGTTACCTGAATATGCCATGTACACCTACGGAAACAACGTATTAGCTTATGCTGACGTTGTTGCTCCTCAAGGCTACAACGAAGGGGATATCATTGTATCAACTACTTCACCGATGACCTTCGACTACCCATTTGACGAAACTCAGCGTGCAAACAGCTTTGTGAACCGTCAATCTGCTGTAGTGAACATGTTCGTAATGAACAACTTCATGCATGACTGGTGGTACGATCACGGCTTTGACGAAGCATCGGGTAACGCCCAGCTAGACAACTATGGCCGCGGTGGTGTTGGTGGTGACCCATTAGAAGTACAAGCACAAGATTACTCAGGTCTGAACAATGCCAACATGGCAACGCCTTCTGACGGTGGCAGTCCGCGTATGCAGCAATACCTATACACCTCAAAAGACGCCGTTAATGGTGTAGATCAGGGTGTTAATATCGTTTCTCACGGCACATTAGGCATACTTGAATCCACACAGTTGTCTTCATTTGGTCCTCAGCAGTACACCGATGTTAGTGCCAACCTGAGACGTTTGAACGACGGTAATGACGTTGACAGTGGCTCTGTCAACGACGGTTGTGAGTCAGCAGTTAATGGTTATGCGCTTGAAGGTCGTATCGCAGTTATCGACCGTGGTAGCTGTACCTTTGTACAAAAAGTACTAAATGCTCAAGAAGCCGGAGCTATTGCTGCCATTATTGTTAACAATGTCGATGACGGCACGCCTGCACCGATGGGTGGGGATGATCCTTCAGTAACAATTCCAAACGTAGGTTTGAATTACCAGGAAGGTCAGGCACTGTACTCTCGCATGGCCGGAGGCAAGCAAGTAACTGCTGAGCTATTCAGCAAGTTCCCACTTAAAGACTCATCATTCGACAACGGCATCATCGCTCACGAATGGGGCCACTACATCCAAAACCGTTTGGTTGGTAACGCTGCTGGTTTGATCAACTTCCAGGGCCGCTCCATGGGTGAGGGCTGGAGTGACTTCCACTCTATGATGTTCATCATCAAAGAGTCTGACGCAGAAATCCCAGGCAACGAAGAATGGCAAATGCCATTTGCTACTGGTACTTACGTAGAGGATTTCTACACGGGTATCCGTCGTGCACCTTACACGCCAAACCAGGAAGTCAACCCTCTGACCTTCCAACACATCACAGCTGGTGCTGAAGTCCCAGGACTACCTCCAACTAATGGTGCATCTCCGCACGGCGCAGGTGAAATGTGGGCTGCTGTACTTTGGGACGTTTATGTTCGCCTGTTGAACATGTATGAGTTTGACGTGGCTGAAGCGCGCATGGCTAACTACCTGGTGGCCAGCTATAAAGCGACGCCAATCGCACCAACTTACACAGAAGCACGTGATGCATTGTTATCAGTCATGCTGGCAAATGATGCTGATGACTTTAACGCAGCAGTTGAAGCATTCGCGAATCGTGGTATGGGCTTCGGCGCGATTTCTCCACCTCGCTTTAGCGATGACAACTCAGGCGTAACTGAGTCATATGCGACACAGCTTGCATCTTACGGCGCTGGCAGTGTAAGCATCTCTCAAGCAGGCGTTGATGTTTGTACTGCAGACGGTGTTATCGATGCGGGTGAAAGTGCCAACATGTCATTCAGCATCAGAAATAACGGCAGTGAAGTACTTTCTGGTGTAACCGCACAGGTAGAAGTACTGAGTGGTCACGATGTTACACTGGCTAACGATGGTATGGTTACTTTCGGTGATGTTGGTCTGTTTGAATCAGCAAGTAGTGGCGACATTGCCTTTACTCTGAATTCTGCAGGTACAGGTGATCAAGTAGTATTTGGCGTAAGCTTCCCTGAAGCGGTTGAAGGCGATGATACTGTTGAGCCTGAAACTATTTACGCTGGCGCATTGGTCAACTACGACTTCGTTAAACTTCCAGTTGTAGGCCAAACTGCCAATGACAACATGGAAACACTGGCCAGTCTGGATAACTTCAAAGAAAACGTGATGTACGGTGGTTCAGATGCTGCTGGCACCCAAACCTTCGATACAGTTAATACAGGCTACTTCCAGTCATTCAATCCTGGTGTGGATCTGGGTAGCCAGACTATGTTGTTACTAAACAACTCATTCCAATCTGACGTTGCCGTAGAAACTGACATGGTAGAAGTCGCTTATGGTCAAGACTTCTCCATCAACTTCTGGCACTTCTACTGGTTAGAAGAAGCTTGGGATGGTGCAGTTGTTGAGATCAGCGTCAACGGTGGCGACTGGATGGATGTAACGGCTGCTGGTGGTACTTTCTCTACTGGTTATAACTATGCATCACTATTCACTAACTCCACTCAGGCACTGCAAAACCGCCCAGTGTATAGTGGTATCAATGGTGACTTCGCAACCTTCATGGGTAACACTGAAACCATCAGCTTCGGTCAAGCACTGAACGGTCAGACCGTACAGTTCCGCTTCAGAATCTCTTCTGACGTGACTGTAAGTCAATTTGGTTGGTTCATCGATGATGTAACCTTTACCAACATTGAAACCTCAATCTTCTCAGAAGTTGTTGCTGGTGACTCTGTCGCTTGTGACTAA
- a CDS encoding AAA family ATPase produces MKILSLAFQNLNSLQGRWKIDFTAEQFDANGLFAITGPTGAGKTTLLDAICVALYHQTPRLGALSQSSNEIMTRGQAQCGAEVAFEVKGKVYRASWFMRRARGKADGNLQPADVELAEVESGKILASQIKQKAELVEQITGLDFARFTRSMMLSQGQFAAFLNAREEERAALLEELTGTDVYGRISEKVAQRRSEAKRHLEQLEARLAGAQLLSDEQREALRNDIEQQSLEAEKTKADLQNTEMHLYWWQQLVKLEEELSGAQSQLTNAQQARQAAEPQMECLRQGEAAEKLRFNWQNQQQNTTAQQQMQARITAQEQACASATQQQQQAEQQFSTLNEQLKKQQVRFGELETMIRQTLIPLERELLSTENQKSDAQQQLGQLQQSNNELQSQWQQIKQSLSQTENEMQRLQAWLREHKWLKGLEHKLSGWQVSAKHIAELQQVIQEKQQALQESEQQHQRLLEQGQAMAKAESEARQKWMAQQQQVMQLEQASNAIVSEENREQCQRQQVELSQQIPVLMRLKEIQRQWLFYQAEIYTQTTALAETEQNKATAQEKIALLRNDYARQEKLLKSLQKQLALTQEITRFREVLDKDSPCPLCGSMEHPESLPELVESEVAEELQQAEQELEQLKQQGTKAREQLESLTEKCRLLGSGIEQAKTQSSQAESDWRAQLANFQIADTLLISDREQLSRLYKKSEVELAELQRLLAEDAAQQEKLKAAQQMSSQLQVLCDSAANDVSLQQAKLDAHQKQMQQLHKELESQIQSCQIQSLAFIEEMQQVAFPEPVQAIPDPHWFDALQQQLSQWQANSEAMQSLTSTSDKLQTQLAAITPQLESNEQQLKDEQTRLEVIKENLQAMQQQKLTLAGEQSSEQLLDEGRQQLATLVENVEANRSAAQQLRDLMLASRNKLQSLQQQHQEIQQQGVELRGVFSSRLEESPFDDEEAFQSALLQERQLQQLREQDKTLEQRLQEAQTLLANTQNRLAQHHGNVPEQQDKELPDRDEAIARYTHQKQQFNEQLQLLAERLGELRGQLQRDERNRQQQSELAHTISEFKNEFDDIQYLYDLIGHAKGEKFRKFAQGLTLDNLIHLANRRLQQLHGRYLLSRENVEGLGIKVTDTWQADNQRDTKTLSGGESFLVSLALALGLSDLVSHKTSIDSLFLDEGFGTLDAETLDLALDTLDNLNASGKTIGIISHIETLKERIPVQIKVNKKNGLGVSELEAQYRASVAG; encoded by the coding sequence GTGAAGATACTGAGTCTGGCGTTTCAAAATCTCAACTCTTTGCAGGGCAGGTGGAAAATAGATTTCACCGCTGAGCAGTTTGATGCCAATGGTTTGTTCGCCATTACCGGCCCCACTGGAGCGGGTAAAACCACACTATTAGACGCTATTTGTGTGGCCCTTTACCATCAAACCCCAAGGTTGGGCGCGCTGAGTCAATCCAGTAATGAAATTATGACCCGCGGACAAGCGCAATGTGGCGCTGAAGTGGCGTTTGAAGTTAAAGGAAAGGTTTACAGAGCCAGTTGGTTTATGCGTCGTGCCCGAGGAAAAGCGGATGGTAATCTGCAACCAGCGGATGTGGAACTGGCGGAGGTGGAAAGTGGCAAAATACTGGCGTCGCAGATAAAACAAAAAGCCGAATTGGTAGAGCAAATCACCGGATTAGATTTCGCCAGATTTACTCGCTCTATGATGCTTTCGCAAGGTCAGTTTGCGGCGTTTCTCAATGCTCGAGAGGAAGAACGGGCTGCATTACTGGAGGAACTGACAGGTACCGATGTTTACGGGCGAATTTCCGAAAAAGTGGCACAAAGAAGGTCTGAAGCTAAGAGACATTTGGAGCAGCTGGAAGCGCGTTTGGCGGGAGCCCAGTTGTTAAGTGATGAGCAGCGAGAGGCTTTACGGAATGACATAGAACAGCAAAGTCTTGAGGCTGAAAAAACCAAAGCTGACCTTCAAAATACTGAAATGCATCTGTATTGGTGGCAGCAACTAGTAAAGCTGGAAGAGGAGTTATCCGGGGCACAATCTCAGCTGACAAACGCACAGCAAGCACGGCAGGCAGCCGAGCCTCAAATGGAGTGCCTCAGGCAAGGCGAGGCGGCCGAGAAGCTGCGCTTCAATTGGCAAAACCAACAACAAAACACAACCGCGCAACAGCAAATGCAAGCACGCATCACCGCACAAGAACAGGCGTGTGCTTCCGCCACCCAACAACAACAGCAAGCAGAGCAACAGTTTTCGACTTTGAATGAGCAGCTCAAGAAGCAACAAGTTAGATTCGGCGAGCTTGAGACCATGATCCGCCAGACCCTGATCCCGTTAGAGCGAGAGTTGCTCAGTACTGAAAATCAAAAATCCGACGCTCAGCAGCAGCTGGGGCAGCTGCAACAAAGTAACAATGAGCTGCAAAGCCAATGGCAGCAGATTAAACAATCCCTTAGTCAAACAGAAAATGAAATGCAGCGTTTGCAAGCTTGGTTGCGAGAGCATAAATGGCTAAAAGGGCTGGAGCACAAGCTATCTGGTTGGCAGGTGAGCGCAAAGCATATAGCTGAACTGCAACAGGTAATTCAGGAAAAGCAGCAGGCTTTGCAAGAGAGCGAACAGCAGCATCAAAGGTTGCTTGAACAAGGTCAGGCAATGGCTAAAGCTGAATCTGAAGCTCGTCAAAAGTGGATGGCGCAGCAACAGCAAGTGATGCAATTAGAGCAAGCGTCAAACGCGATTGTGAGTGAAGAGAATAGAGAGCAGTGCCAACGACAACAGGTTGAACTCAGCCAGCAAATCCCGGTATTAATGAGGCTGAAGGAAATTCAGCGCCAATGGTTGTTTTATCAAGCAGAAATATACACTCAAACAACAGCATTGGCTGAAACGGAGCAAAATAAAGCGACGGCACAAGAGAAAATAGCGCTGCTGCGAAATGATTATGCAAGGCAGGAAAAATTGCTTAAAAGTTTGCAAAAGCAACTGGCCCTGACCCAGGAAATAACCCGCTTCAGAGAGGTACTGGATAAAGATTCCCCCTGTCCTTTATGTGGCTCAATGGAGCATCCAGAATCCCTCCCCGAACTGGTGGAAAGTGAAGTGGCCGAGGAGCTGCAACAGGCTGAACAAGAGCTGGAGCAGTTAAAGCAACAGGGCACAAAAGCCCGTGAGCAGCTTGAGTCGCTCACAGAGAAATGTCGATTATTGGGCTCGGGCATTGAGCAAGCCAAGACACAATCTAGCCAGGCTGAATCTGATTGGCGTGCGCAATTAGCAAATTTTCAGATTGCGGATACTCTATTGATTTCGGATAGAGAACAGCTTAGCCGGTTGTATAAAAAGTCAGAAGTGGAATTGGCGGAGCTTCAACGGCTATTAGCTGAGGACGCGGCTCAGCAGGAAAAACTGAAGGCTGCACAGCAAATGAGCAGTCAGTTGCAGGTTTTATGTGACAGTGCTGCTAATGATGTGTCCTTGCAGCAAGCTAAACTCGATGCTCATCAAAAGCAAATGCAACAGTTGCATAAGGAACTAGAAAGTCAAATTCAATCTTGCCAAATACAATCCCTTGCCTTTATAGAGGAAATGCAACAGGTGGCATTTCCAGAGCCTGTGCAAGCAATTCCAGATCCCCATTGGTTTGACGCTTTGCAGCAACAGCTATCGCAGTGGCAGGCTAATTCCGAAGCGATGCAGTCGTTGACCTCGACTTCCGATAAACTGCAAACCCAGCTGGCGGCTATTACTCCACAGCTGGAAAGCAACGAGCAGCAACTGAAGGATGAGCAGACCAGGCTGGAGGTTATAAAGGAAAACCTGCAGGCCATGCAGCAACAAAAACTAACACTGGCCGGTGAGCAATCCAGCGAGCAATTACTCGATGAGGGACGTCAACAATTAGCCACATTAGTAGAGAACGTGGAAGCCAATCGAAGCGCTGCACAGCAGCTACGGGACCTGATGTTAGCCAGTCGAAATAAGCTGCAAAGCTTGCAACAGCAACATCAGGAAATACAGCAACAAGGTGTCGAGCTTCGCGGGGTTTTCTCTTCCCGACTGGAGGAAAGCCCTTTTGACGATGAGGAAGCGTTTCAGTCAGCGTTATTGCAAGAGCGGCAGTTACAGCAATTACGGGAGCAAGATAAAACACTGGAGCAACGGCTTCAGGAGGCACAAACATTATTGGCCAACACTCAAAACAGGCTTGCTCAGCACCATGGCAATGTGCCCGAACAACAGGATAAGGAACTTCCCGACAGGGATGAGGCGATAGCCAGGTACACCCACCAAAAGCAACAATTTAATGAGCAATTGCAACTGTTAGCAGAGAGGTTGGGGGAGCTAAGGGGGCAGTTGCAGCGGGATGAGCGCAACCGTCAACAGCAAAGTGAACTGGCACACACCATCTCAGAATTCAAAAACGAGTTCGATGATATCCAGTATTTGTATGATCTTATTGGTCATGCCAAAGGAGAAAAGTTTCGTAAATTCGCTCAGGGACTGACCCTGGACAATTTGATTCATCTTGCTAATCGCAGGTTGCAGCAATTGCACGGTCGTTACCTGCTTAGCCGAGAAAACGTTGAAGGTTTAGGCATTAAGGTAACCGATACCTGGCAGGCAGACAATCAGCGCGATACCAAGACCTTGTCGGGCGGGGAAAGCTTCTTAGTGAGCCTCGCATTGGCTTTGGGCTTGTCTGATTTAGTGAGCCACAAAACCAGCATCGATTCTCTGTTTCTGGACGAAGGGTTTGGCACCCTTGATGCCGAAACTCTCGACCTTGCACTGGACACCTTGGATAACCTTAATGCTTCAGGCAAAACCATCGGTATTATCAGTCATATCGAAACCTTGAAAGAGCGCATTCCGGTACAGATCAAAGTGAATAAGAAAAACGGCCTCGGGGTGAGTGAGTTAGAAGCGCAATATCGGGCTTCGGTTGCGGGTTGA
- a CDS encoding MATE family efflux transporter — protein sequence MDDQKNKPSLWQLFKLSLNNNTQQDFTQGSIGIAAFLLAVPMVLEMAMESVFAIVDIFFVSALGFAAVAVVGLTEAVLTLIYAIAIGLSMGVTALVARRIGQKQPEQANTIAGQALWLGFSIALAIALIGSFYAADILRLMGADEAVLAMGESYTTIMLCSAITILYLFIINAIFRGAGDASIAMRSLWIANGINIILDPIFIFGLGPIPEMGVTGAAIATSIGRGIGVLYQLWHLFGVAGRIQVRIAQLRIQLPIIQQLIRVSMGGMLQFLIATASWVILMRIVSLYGSEAVAGYTIAIRVVMFSILPAWGLSNAVATLVGQNLGAGKPDRAERSVWVIARYNIIFMLTVALLFIVFAPDIIVVFNDDPGVLQSGIDCLRMVAYGYGFFALGMVLVQAFNGAGDTMTPTRINFFCYWLIQIPLAYCLAVYFELQSQGVYVAVLAAESLIAVFGYLLFRTGRWKQTAI from the coding sequence ATGGATGATCAAAAAAATAAGCCATCGTTATGGCAACTATTCAAACTATCTTTAAACAATAATACGCAACAAGATTTTACCCAAGGTTCCATTGGTATAGCGGCCTTTTTACTGGCTGTTCCCATGGTGCTGGAAATGGCAATGGAATCCGTATTCGCTATTGTAGACATCTTTTTTGTCTCCGCATTAGGATTCGCAGCAGTGGCCGTCGTTGGTCTTACTGAAGCCGTACTCACCCTGATTTATGCCATTGCAATTGGCCTGAGTATGGGAGTGACGGCGCTGGTTGCCAGGCGCATTGGCCAAAAGCAGCCAGAGCAGGCCAATACTATTGCCGGGCAAGCGCTGTGGCTTGGGTTCTCAATAGCATTGGCCATCGCCCTGATTGGCAGCTTTTATGCAGCAGATATCCTGCGCCTGATGGGGGCTGACGAAGCAGTACTGGCGATGGGTGAAAGCTACACCACTATCATGCTGTGTAGCGCCATCACTATCTTGTATTTGTTCATTATCAACGCCATTTTTCGTGGCGCCGGTGATGCCTCAATTGCCATGCGCTCCCTTTGGATTGCCAATGGCATCAATATAATACTGGATCCCATTTTTATTTTTGGTTTGGGTCCAATACCAGAGATGGGGGTAACAGGCGCAGCCATTGCAACCAGTATTGGACGAGGAATTGGTGTGCTGTATCAGCTTTGGCACCTATTTGGTGTTGCCGGCAGAATACAAGTAAGAATAGCTCAACTGCGTATTCAATTACCCATCATTCAGCAACTTATTCGGGTTTCAATGGGAGGCATGCTGCAATTCCTGATAGCTACCGCAAGCTGGGTAATCTTGATGCGTATTGTGTCTCTGTATGGCAGTGAAGCTGTCGCCGGGTATACCATTGCGATTCGAGTGGTAATGTTCAGCATTTTACCCGCATGGGGATTGAGCAATGCGGTCGCCACACTCGTAGGTCAAAACCTGGGTGCAGGCAAGCCAGACAGGGCTGAGCGCTCCGTGTGGGTTATTGCCCGTTACAACATAATATTTATGCTAACTGTGGCGCTGCTGTTTATTGTGTTTGCTCCTGATATCATTGTTGTATTCAATGATGACCCGGGCGTACTGCAGAGTGGCATCGACTGCTTGCGCATGGTGGCTTATGGCTACGGTTTCTTTGCACTGGGAATGGTTCTGGTGCAGGCATTTAACGGTGCTGGCGATACTATGACACCCACCCGCATCAATTTTTTCTGTTATTGGTTGATACAAATACCTTTGGCATACTGCCTGGCCGTATATTTTGAGTTGCAATCGCAAGGCGTTTACGTAGCTGTGCTTGCAGCAGAGTCGCTGATCGCAGTGTTTGGTTATTTGCTCTTCAGGACAGGTCGCTGGAAACAAACAGCCATTTAA
- a CDS encoding TonB-dependent receptor encodes MFHKRLIFSFILIFASANAFAIENAMDTIVVTGTRNNLALAEVNSNLSRVNQQEIATIAPTHITEVTNRVPGVWISRGNGQEHLTSLRSPVLTGAGACGAFYMAEDGISLRAPGFCNANQLFDINTLQSGGVEVLRGPAGVVYGSNAVHGVINLLSPDWQRLPELSVALEAGPNQYNRQQFVAKSSHSEHKFAVYGVTTNDGGYKNDSGFEQQKFDLLHQKEHRDYSIKNRISYSNLDQETAGFIQGFEAYEDAALKQVNPNPEAYRDSRSFRAWSQIEFAYSGAQFLLKPYLRYHDMAFLQHFLPWQATEENGQRSLGMLSSMAYQYRDIKVTTGVDVDSTEGWLKEFQEEPFSAAIPQGEHYDYEVQTTSLSPYVDLQYQLNDTLALLAGLRYEHSRYDYENLLSDGNACATDVDNCRFYRPEDQVRTFSNWSAKLGLHYSLSASQFVYSQLSHGYRAPQATELFRLQNGQVSANLDSENMVSLELGLRGQWQSLNQSIFYDVSLYCMEKSDHIFQDTQRRNVSEGETRHDGMELSINWQFTPSWQWTVALDYARHTYDNNPAITSGTDIRGNDIDTAPRFNANSSLKWSQDDYHVELEWYALDSYYLDPANTAKYDGHQLLNLRAAMPLSEHFSLSFRLLNLLDEDYAERADFAFGNYRYFVGEPRSLFITLSASL; translated from the coding sequence ATGTTTCACAAGCGTCTTATCTTCAGTTTTATATTGATCTTTGCAAGTGCAAATGCCTTTGCAATAGAAAATGCCATGGATACCATCGTGGTTACCGGTACCCGCAATAACCTTGCCCTTGCTGAGGTGAACAGCAACCTGTCTCGGGTGAACCAACAAGAGATTGCCACAATTGCGCCGACACATATAACAGAGGTGACCAATCGAGTCCCCGGAGTCTGGATAAGCCGCGGTAATGGTCAGGAACATTTGACCTCTTTACGCTCCCCGGTCCTCACAGGCGCCGGCGCGTGTGGTGCGTTTTATATGGCTGAAGATGGTATTAGCCTCCGGGCACCAGGTTTTTGTAATGCAAATCAATTATTTGATATCAACACTCTGCAATCTGGTGGAGTTGAGGTTCTACGGGGGCCTGCGGGGGTAGTTTATGGTAGCAACGCAGTACATGGGGTAATTAACCTGCTGTCACCTGACTGGCAACGACTACCTGAACTTTCTGTGGCACTGGAGGCTGGTCCTAATCAATACAACCGCCAGCAATTTGTAGCAAAGAGCAGTCACAGCGAGCACAAATTCGCTGTCTACGGGGTCACCACTAATGATGGTGGCTATAAAAACGATAGCGGTTTTGAGCAGCAAAAATTCGATTTGTTACACCAAAAAGAGCATCGAGATTACAGCATCAAAAATCGCATCAGTTATAGCAATTTGGATCAGGAAACCGCTGGCTTTATTCAAGGTTTTGAAGCATATGAAGATGCCGCTCTTAAGCAGGTAAATCCAAACCCAGAAGCCTATCGGGATAGCCGTTCATTTCGTGCCTGGTCGCAAATAGAATTTGCATACAGCGGCGCACAATTCCTGTTAAAACCCTACCTGCGCTATCATGACATGGCATTCTTGCAGCACTTCCTCCCCTGGCAAGCCACCGAAGAAAACGGGCAGCGCAGCTTAGGGATGTTAAGCAGTATGGCTTACCAATACCGCGACATTAAGGTTACAACTGGCGTTGATGTCGACTCTACCGAAGGATGGTTAAAAGAGTTTCAGGAAGAACCGTTTAGCGCTGCCATACCACAAGGTGAACACTATGATTACGAAGTGCAAACTACCTCCCTTTCTCCTTATGTTGATCTGCAATACCAACTCAATGATACCCTGGCTCTGTTAGCAGGTTTGCGCTATGAACACAGCCGTTACGATTACGAAAATTTACTTTCCGATGGTAATGCCTGTGCCACTGACGTGGACAATTGCCGCTTTTATCGACCAGAAGATCAGGTACGCACTTTTTCTAATTGGTCGGCTAAGCTGGGGCTTCACTATTCCCTGTCTGCATCACAATTTGTTTATTCTCAATTGAGCCATGGCTATCGAGCACCACAGGCTACAGAGTTATTCAGATTGCAAAATGGCCAGGTGAGTGCCAACCTGGACTCCGAAAATATGGTTTCTCTGGAGCTTGGCTTGCGCGGTCAGTGGCAATCTCTGAATCAATCCATTTTTTACGATGTGAGCTTGTATTGCATGGAAAAATCCGATCATATTTTCCAGGATACACAACGGCGAAATGTCAGTGAGGGAGAAACCAGGCACGACGGTATGGAGCTCTCAATCAATTGGCAATTCACGCCAAGTTGGCAGTGGACTGTAGCACTGGATTACGCCCGCCACACCTACGACAACAATCCCGCCATAACCAGTGGCACAGATATTCGCGGTAACGATATCGATACCGCACCGCGATTCAATGCCAATAGCAGCTTAAAATGGTCGCAAGACGACTACCATGTAGAGCTGGAATGGTACGCTTTGGACAGCTACTATTTAGATCCGGCCAACACGGCAAAATACGATGGTCATCAGCTGCTGAATTTGCGCGCTGCAATGCCGCTATCAGAACACTTTTCTCTGTCATTCAGGCTGCTCAATCTGTTGGATGAAGACTATGCCGAGCGCGCTGATTTTGCCTTTGGCAACTATCGTTACTTTGTCGGTGAACCCCGCTCCCTATTTATCACTTTGAGCGCGTCGCTGTAA